The following are encoded together in the Adhaeribacter arboris genome:
- a CDS encoding SusC/RagA family TonB-linked outer membrane protein yields MKHSLFKKARYLLLFFLCFIAFVEAYAQGVTLKGKITDENGAALPGVTVLLKGTSTGTATGTDGSFSLPVPNAAGTLVVSFIGYLTQEVPINNQSTFNISLASDTKALEEVVVIGYGEKEKGELTGAIANINGKNIEQTSQMNLTQALQGKIPGLVVNNRGGIPGSDDANIIIRGQSTLGNNAPLIVIDGVPRESFSHLTPNDIESISVLKDAAAAIYGARAANGVIIVKTKRGKAGQSEIRLSSNYGVSSFTSLPKYMNSYQYATWENEISERYGRAIQWTAEDLEKYRNGTSPLTHPNTDFYKEVFRDWAPQSHHNLSASGGSEKVKYYISGDYLHQDGLYKSKDLKYDQYQIRSNIDAQVTQNLNLGFDLTGRLEEQHSTATDVTSMMPFIANWAYPYNTAYYPNGLPGVGGPQGQNPVIISSDEAGWVENKNKIFQSRLSLNYNLDWLTKGLALNSYAAFDFDIRSREVFNNIWTVYDYNETTGEYVPQGGQNQSVGNTRTLNQANDMNQSQLYHARLAYNRNFGKHNYSGFIAYEQQVGTWQTLSGFRRDLISDQKVELFTGGQALRDNQGSSSETGRVNYFGSFSYDYMRKYLLDITVRRDGSFNFPRGKRFGTFPGVAVAWNISQESFMGFTKKWLDNLKLRASWAKMGNDRIGAFQYLTQYELNNYYIFGESPRRENGFTITNTGNPNITWEVSENRNMGLDADLWRGGLSISVDYFKSKRSQILITRSESVPEYTALELPLENLGEVDNEGVEVALNHQGNVGELKYNLGGNLTYNKNKIVFMDEPKDVPPYRAQEGHPLNSWVVYKTDGLYRSEDEITNSPHIPGTKPGDIKYVDVNGDGQINGNDQVRKYTSPIPRIQYGFNVGMAYKAFELNAVFSGQAKAETMLLFLDGGNKPEYLFNDRWTENNVDAKYPRAYQRTDIYNTKASDFWLYDASFLRLNNVELAYNLPSNVLSRIKVKGLRLYVRGANLITFKKIEGQFDPEINTSNAGYYPQQTTIMSGLNLSF; encoded by the coding sequence TATATCACTGGCATCCGATACAAAAGCTCTGGAAGAGGTGGTGGTAATAGGTTACGGAGAAAAAGAGAAAGGGGAACTTACCGGTGCCATTGCCAATATCAATGGTAAAAACATTGAGCAGACTTCGCAGATGAATTTAACCCAGGCTCTACAAGGAAAAATACCCGGGTTAGTAGTAAATAACAGAGGAGGGATTCCGGGCAGTGATGATGCCAATATTATAATCCGGGGACAATCGACCCTGGGAAATAACGCTCCATTAATTGTTATTGATGGGGTACCCCGGGAAAGCTTTTCCCATTTAACTCCGAATGATATTGAAAGCATTAGTGTACTAAAAGATGCTGCTGCCGCTATTTATGGTGCCCGGGCAGCCAATGGAGTAATAATAGTAAAAACCAAAAGAGGCAAGGCAGGCCAAAGTGAAATCCGGTTATCTTCTAATTACGGGGTTTCTTCTTTTACCAGTTTGCCCAAATACATGAATTCTTATCAGTATGCCACCTGGGAAAATGAAATTTCGGAACGTTACGGAAGGGCCATTCAATGGACCGCAGAAGACTTAGAAAAGTACAGAAACGGCACTAGCCCGTTAACGCACCCCAATACCGATTTTTACAAAGAAGTTTTTAGAGATTGGGCACCCCAATCGCATCATAACCTATCGGCCTCTGGCGGTAGCGAAAAAGTGAAGTATTACATAAGCGGTGATTATCTGCATCAGGACGGGCTGTATAAATCCAAGGATCTGAAGTATGATCAATATCAAATAAGATCGAACATAGATGCCCAAGTTACGCAAAATTTAAATTTAGGATTTGATTTAACCGGCAGGTTAGAGGAGCAACACAGCACGGCTACCGATGTAACTTCGATGATGCCCTTTATTGCGAATTGGGCTTATCCTTACAATACCGCCTATTACCCCAATGGTTTGCCGGGGGTAGGTGGGCCCCAGGGTCAAAACCCGGTTATTATATCCAGTGATGAGGCCGGTTGGGTAGAGAATAAGAATAAAATTTTTCAATCCCGGTTATCGCTCAATTACAACTTGGATTGGCTAACCAAAGGCTTAGCGCTAAATAGCTACGCGGCTTTTGATTTTGATATCCGGAGTAGAGAAGTATTTAATAATATCTGGACCGTGTATGATTACAACGAAACCACCGGCGAATATGTGCCGCAAGGCGGCCAAAATCAAAGCGTAGGAAATACTAGAACCTTAAATCAGGCTAATGATATGAACCAAAGCCAGTTGTACCATGCCCGGTTAGCCTATAATCGGAATTTTGGCAAACATAACTATAGTGGCTTTATTGCATACGAGCAGCAGGTAGGTACCTGGCAAACCTTGAGTGGTTTCCGCAGAGATTTAATCAGTGATCAGAAAGTAGAATTATTTACCGGAGGTCAGGCGCTGCGCGATAACCAGGGCTCGTCCAGTGAAACGGGTCGGGTCAATTATTTTGGTTCTTTCAGTTATGATTATATGCGAAAATACCTGCTGGATATTACCGTACGACGGGATGGCTCTTTCAATTTTCCGCGCGGCAAAAGATTTGGTACTTTCCCGGGGGTAGCAGTGGCCTGGAATATTTCGCAGGAATCCTTTATGGGCTTCACGAAAAAATGGCTGGATAATTTAAAACTGCGGGCCTCCTGGGCCAAGATGGGCAACGACCGGATTGGCGCTTTTCAGTATTTAACGCAATACGAATTAAACAACTATTATATTTTTGGCGAAAGCCCGCGGCGGGAAAACGGCTTTACCATCACGAATACCGGTAATCCGAATATTACCTGGGAAGTATCTGAAAACCGGAACATGGGTTTAGACGCTGATTTATGGCGAGGGGGGTTATCCATCAGTGTGGATTATTTTAAATCCAAACGCAGTCAAATTTTAATTACCCGAAGCGAATCTGTACCAGAATATACGGCCTTGGAACTGCCCCTCGAAAATTTAGGCGAAGTAGATAATGAAGGTGTAGAGGTAGCTTTAAATCATCAGGGCAACGTGGGCGAATTAAAATACAACCTGGGTGGTAATTTAACTTACAATAAAAATAAAATTGTATTTATGGATGAGCCGAAAGATGTTCCTCCATATAGAGCTCAGGAAGGCCATCCTTTAAATTCCTGGGTGGTTTATAAAACGGATGGCTTATATCGTTCGGAAGACGAAATCACCAATTCTCCCCATATACCCGGTACCAAACCCGGCGATATCAAATACGTGGATGTAAATGGAGACGGACAGATTAACGGTAATGACCAGGTAAGAAAATATACTTCCCCCATTCCCAGGATTCAATATGGTTTTAACGTAGGAATGGCCTATAAGGCCTTTGAACTAAACGCAGTTTTCAGTGGGCAGGCCAAAGCCGAAACCATGCTTTTGTTTTTGGATGGGGGTAATAAGCCGGAGTACCTGTTTAATGACCGCTGGACCGAAAATAATGTGGACGCTAAATACCCCCGGGCCTACCAAAGAACAGATATTTACAATACCAAAGCTTCCGATTTCTGGTTATACGATGCTTCCTTTCTCCGGCTGAATAATGTAGAATTAGCCTACAATCTGCCTTCCAATGTGCTATCCCGGATTAAAGTAAAAGGATTACGATTATATGTGCGAGGAGCCAATTTAATTACCTTCAAAAAGATAGAAGGCCAGTTCGATCCGGAAATAAACACCTCTAATGCCGGCTATTACCCGCAGCAAACCACCATAATGAGCGGATTAAATCTAAGTTTTTAA